A single Haladaptatus sp. R4 DNA region contains:
- a CDS encoding extracellular solute-binding protein: MSYPRRKILQTGGAVAGITLAGCISVNSDEKDGSGDNGNDGGGGDGNGGNGNDDTSGGTGQLWHSRPKGPKKSLESNVKKFEGQSDYAIKLSEISDLQKTIENKLPAGKGPHLFQWAHDWIGEYQPAGFLSDQSDNLSVDLESTYTSAAAEAVQFDGETLGLPYAAETVALLYNKDMVDEPPETVAEMQSIMEEHHDPSNGKYGLSFPIDPYFISGYAQSFGGYYYDEKKDELGLTKSETLEGFRFVRDELAKYIPKDQKYDPQAAVFNEGNAPFAINGPWYLGTVRDKGLDVGVAPLPKPKGGKPKPYTGVKMWYFAKKMNEENGNTAAARKFTEWHTTNTDLLLDLAKDHGFIPVHKDLAGSDDLPPAVKGFSESVQMGEPMPTAPHMQKVWDPVKSAFLKVLKGKQDAKPAFEAAEKTIKQNWD, from the coding sequence ATGTCGTACCCACGGCGGAAAATTCTACAGACAGGCGGCGCAGTGGCTGGTATCACCCTTGCGGGATGCATCAGCGTGAACAGCGACGAGAAAGACGGCAGCGGCGACAACGGCAACGATGGCGGTGGTGGCGACGGAAACGGCGGCAACGGCAACGACGACACCTCCGGCGGCACCGGACAACTCTGGCATTCGCGTCCGAAGGGACCGAAGAAGAGCCTCGAATCGAACGTGAAGAAGTTCGAGGGACAATCCGACTATGCGATAAAACTCTCCGAGATTTCGGACCTGCAGAAGACCATCGAGAACAAACTCCCCGCCGGAAAAGGCCCGCATCTATTCCAGTGGGCACACGACTGGATCGGCGAGTACCAACCCGCCGGGTTCCTCTCGGACCAGAGCGACAACCTCTCGGTGGACCTCGAATCCACGTACACCAGCGCAGCGGCGGAGGCGGTGCAGTTCGACGGCGAAACGCTCGGCCTGCCGTACGCCGCCGAAACCGTCGCACTGCTCTACAACAAGGACATGGTGGACGAACCGCCCGAAACGGTTGCAGAGATGCAGTCCATCATGGAGGAACACCACGACCCGTCGAACGGGAAATACGGCCTCTCGTTCCCCATCGACCCCTACTTCATCAGCGGCTACGCGCAATCCTTCGGCGGCTACTACTACGACGAGAAGAAGGACGAACTCGGCCTCACGAAGTCGGAGACGCTCGAAGGATTCCGATTCGTGCGCGACGAACTGGCGAAGTACATCCCGAAGGATCAGAAATACGACCCGCAGGCCGCCGTGTTCAACGAGGGCAACGCGCCGTTCGCCATCAACGGTCCGTGGTATCTCGGCACCGTCCGTGACAAGGGTCTCGATGTCGGCGTCGCCCCGCTTCCGAAACCGAAGGGCGGCAAACCGAAACCGTACACCGGCGTGAAGATGTGGTACTTCGCCAAGAAGATGAACGAGGAGAACGGGAACACCGCGGCCGCTCGGAAGTTCACCGAGTGGCACACCACGAACACTGACCTGCTCCTCGACCTCGCCAAGGATCACGGCTTCATCCCGGTTCACAAGGACCTCGCGGGCAGCGACGACCTTCCGCCAGCAGTCAAAGGCTTCTCCGAATCCGTCCAGATGGGAGAACCGATGCCGACGGCCCCGCACATGCAGAAGGTGTGGGATCCGGTCAAGTCCGCGTTCCTCAAGGTGCTGAAAGGCAAGCAGGACGCGAAACCGGCGTTCGAAGCGGCGGAGAAGACGATCAAGCAGAACTGGGACTGA
- a CDS encoding carbohydrate ABC transporter permease: MSIRSTFNRGANALENPVFDRDDLPLLLILPGLFLFSAFMFYPILYSFYLSLTDATNLTLFTHEYSFVGFDNYRRVLFGTPHFKLILFGFSTTLPLNAGFWNSMGISWLFVFTSVALKVALSIGIALVLTNPYVIGRRYMRSLIIIPMGLPTIFTITVWRGIFSNARYGLANQVLTGLHLQPVLWLDQRWTAFLAYNVTEAWLAYPFMVIIIVSALQDVPEELHDAAMVDGAGFLNRFVHVTLPSIKRPVLFASILTAAASFQQFLIPYVMNKGGPLRQNELLIVYGYREAFRFDKYGKGAAIMTATLIVISGFMFLNVKRGRLAEGVSE, encoded by the coding sequence ATGAGTATTCGCTCGACGTTCAATCGCGGCGCAAACGCGCTGGAAAATCCCGTGTTCGACCGGGACGACCTGCCCCTGCTACTGATACTGCCGGGGCTGTTTCTGTTCTCGGCGTTCATGTTCTACCCCATCCTCTATTCGTTTTATCTGTCGTTGACGGATGCGACGAACCTGACGCTGTTCACACACGAGTACTCGTTCGTCGGATTCGACAACTACCGGAGGGTGCTGTTCGGCACGCCGCACTTCAAGCTGATTCTGTTCGGATTCAGCACGACGCTCCCGCTCAACGCGGGCTTTTGGAACTCGATGGGCATCTCGTGGCTGTTCGTGTTCACGAGCGTGGCCCTCAAAGTCGCGCTGAGCATCGGCATCGCGCTCGTGTTGACCAATCCCTACGTCATCGGTCGGCGCTACATGCGTTCGCTCATCATCATCCCGATGGGCCTGCCGACCATCTTCACCATCACCGTCTGGCGCGGCATCTTCAGCAACGCCCGATACGGCCTGGCGAATCAGGTACTCACCGGACTGCACCTTCAGCCGGTTTTGTGGCTCGACCAGCGGTGGACCGCGTTTCTGGCGTACAACGTCACCGAAGCGTGGTTGGCCTACCCGTTCATGGTCATCATCATCGTGAGCGCGCTGCAGGACGTGCCCGAGGAACTCCACGACGCGGCGATGGTGGACGGCGCGGGATTCCTCAACCGGTTCGTGCACGTCACGCTTCCGTCCATCAAGCGACCCGTGCTCTTCGCGTCGATACTGACGGCGGCGGCGTCGTTCCAGCAGTTCCTCATCCCGTACGTGATGAACAAGGGTGGACCGCTCCGCCAGAACGAACTGCTCATCGTCTACGGCTACCGTGAGGCGTTCCGCTTCGACAAGTACGGGAAGGGGGCCGCCATCATGACCGCGACGTTGATCGTTATCAGCGGCTTCATGTTCCTGAACGTGAAACGCGGCCGCCTCGCGGAGGGGGTGAGCGAATGA
- a CDS encoding zinc-dependent alcohol dehydrogenase family protein gives MKAAVLREYGEPLEIEAVPRPDPEDHGVVIETEACGICRSDWHAWQGHGEWADDQVPPGQILGHEPAGTVVEVGEGVTDVAEGDRIAVPFNLGRGHCEYCRNGHGNVCANGIALGFEEAAPGAFAEEVHVPYADYNAVRLPDAVSPVEMAGLGCRFVTAYHALAHRADLTPGDWVAVHGCGGVGLSAVHVADALGANVLAVDLDEDKLDTAQELGADETLRADEVDVPTVIHARIGGAHVSVDALGIAETCRNSIDSLRPRGQHVQLGLTTDEERGEIPFPTDAMTMREITFLGSRGMPPTRYPELLRMMERGSISPGKLVTKTVSLADVPDRLAAMNDFGTSGIEVVEFS, from the coding sequence ATGAAAGCCGCAGTCCTCAGAGAGTACGGCGAACCCCTCGAAATCGAAGCCGTGCCGCGTCCGGACCCCGAAGACCACGGCGTCGTCATCGAAACCGAGGCGTGTGGCATCTGCCGGAGCGACTGGCACGCGTGGCAGGGCCACGGCGAATGGGCCGACGACCAAGTCCCGCCCGGCCAAATCCTCGGTCACGAACCCGCGGGAACGGTGGTCGAAGTCGGCGAGGGGGTAACGGACGTCGCGGAGGGCGACCGAATCGCGGTGCCGTTCAACCTCGGACGAGGGCACTGTGAGTACTGTCGGAACGGCCACGGCAACGTCTGTGCGAACGGTATCGCGCTCGGTTTCGAGGAGGCCGCGCCCGGCGCGTTCGCCGAGGAAGTGCACGTTCCGTACGCCGACTACAACGCGGTGCGACTTCCCGACGCAGTCTCCCCCGTCGAGATGGCCGGTCTGGGCTGCCGGTTCGTCACGGCGTATCACGCACTCGCTCACCGTGCCGACCTGACGCCGGGCGATTGGGTAGCGGTTCACGGTTGTGGCGGCGTCGGACTCTCGGCGGTTCACGTCGCTGACGCGTTGGGTGCGAACGTCCTCGCGGTGGATTTGGACGAGGACAAACTCGATACGGCGCAGGAACTCGGCGCTGACGAGACGCTCCGCGCCGACGAGGTGGACGTGCCGACGGTGATTCACGCGCGAATCGGCGGGGCACACGTCTCGGTCGATGCACTGGGCATCGCGGAAACCTGTCGCAACTCCATCGACTCTCTCCGTCCGCGAGGGCAACACGTGCAACTCGGGTTGACCACGGACGAGGAACGAGGCGAAATCCCGTTCCCGACGGACGCCATGACGATGCGGGAAATCACGTTTCTCGGTTCGCGCGGGATGCCGCCGACTCGCTACCCCGAACTGCTTCGGATGATGGAGCGCGGTTCCATCTCGCCCGGCAAACTGGTGACGAAGACCGTTTCGTTGGCCGACGTCCCCGACCGCCTCGCCGCGATGAACGACTTCGGCACGTCAGGTATCGAGGTCGTCGAGTTTTCGTAG
- a CDS encoding YihY/virulence factor BrkB family protein → MNPRLRRVVSLSRDIVQEVREENIKFMAGSIAYHSFVSLLPVLLLLTVIVSTVGGQQLAEQLVQEIGSYLPASANIFLRNAITGAPSPGDSIVVVGVLLWGTFRIFRALDAAFADIYDVERKTSFVDELEDGIVVLVALIIVVVTIGVTSATLPTPQRVPFDSSLTEIVSVLALGVAFFPMYYVFPNIDVSIREVLPGVIIAAVGWQLLHAIFHMYAQVSAYNTSLYGTIGNLLLVIVWLYVGSFVILFGAAVTPSCRTDRRPDRGNRGRSDTERRCRGRRGVRRGAPSTHRTGARERCFVGRDTEAVAGGTDVDGRRREGKRNQWRERR, encoded by the coding sequence ATGAACCCTCGGCTCCGTCGTGTGGTCTCGCTGAGTCGGGACATCGTGCAGGAAGTGCGGGAGGAGAACATCAAGTTCATGGCGGGGAGCATCGCGTACCACTCGTTCGTCTCCCTGCTTCCCGTCCTCCTGCTGTTGACGGTCATCGTCTCCACCGTCGGCGGCCAGCAACTCGCGGAACAGTTGGTACAGGAGATCGGTTCCTACCTTCCGGCGAGTGCCAACATCTTCCTCAGAAACGCGATAACGGGCGCACCCTCGCCCGGCGACTCCATCGTCGTGGTCGGAGTGCTTCTCTGGGGGACGTTCCGCATCTTCCGAGCGCTCGACGCCGCATTCGCTGACATCTACGACGTGGAACGAAAGACCTCGTTCGTGGACGAACTGGAGGACGGTATCGTCGTCCTCGTCGCACTGATCATCGTCGTCGTCACCATTGGCGTGACGAGCGCGACGCTTCCGACACCGCAACGGGTTCCGTTCGACAGTTCACTGACGGAAATCGTGTCGGTACTCGCCCTCGGCGTCGCGTTCTTCCCGATGTACTACGTCTTTCCGAACATCGACGTTTCCATCCGCGAAGTTCTCCCAGGCGTGATCATCGCGGCGGTGGGATGGCAACTCCTGCACGCTATTTTCCACATGTACGCACAAGTGTCGGCGTACAACACCAGCCTGTACGGAACCATCGGAAACCTCCTGTTGGTCATCGTCTGGCTGTACGTCGGCAGTTTCGTCATCCTGTTCGGCGCGGCGGTCACGCCGTCCTGCCGGACGGACAGGCGACCGGACCGCGGGAATCGGGGACGGAGTGATACCGAACGGCGGTGTCGAGGACGAAGAGGGGTTCGGCGAGGCGCTCCATCGACTCACCGAACGGGCGCGCGAGAACGGTGTTTCGTCGGACGGGATACGGAAGCGGTTGCGGGAGGAACTGACGTTGACGGACGGAGACGGGAGGGAAAGAGGAATCAGTGGAGGGAGCGACGATAG
- a CDS encoding DUF4112 domain-containing protein, translating into MKHADLPENLPRYKRKSIERVRTVSDLLDEAFRVPGTNFRVGIDPILGLLPVGGDAASAIISLYIALEGYRMDVPRHVLGRMLANIAIDAFGGAVPVLGSVFDATWKANRKNRELLEKHVSNH; encoded by the coding sequence ATGAAACACGCCGACCTCCCCGAAAATCTACCCCGCTACAAGCGAAAATCGATCGAGCGGGTCCGAACGGTGAGCGACCTCCTCGACGAGGCGTTCCGCGTTCCCGGCACGAACTTCCGGGTCGGTATCGACCCGATTCTCGGCCTCCTCCCGGTCGGCGGCGACGCCGCGTCGGCGATCATCTCGCTTTACATCGCCCTCGAAGGCTATCGAATGGACGTCCCCCGTCACGTCCTCGGCCGCATGCTCGCCAACATCGCCATCGACGCGTTCGGCGGCGCGGTTCCCGTCCTCGGGTCGGTGTTCGACGCGACGTGGAAGGCGAACCGCAAGAATCGAGAACTGCTCGAAAAACACGTCTCGAACCACTGA
- a CDS encoding alpha-amylase family glycosyl hydrolase: protein MHTADPPRFTTVGAAVELAPHDPNPNGEYEWHLETRPDGSSAVVDDAPVVHFAPDVPGVYRLRLSAPDGDHERTVRAFPDERRPARFELPLSDLPIPHEELESVCIAGPFNEHLVGRDRPTYENGAYVYETELPPGEHPYGFLLNDDLTEQVQGTLTVPGPGRPRIHLDATVETDSVVVTATTESAPDSEFADDELTVELYENGSRAVTDGPRTVRIPRNDIGDGLRIHAVAVGERHSIADCVEIGGKSELGLSERSGSERSEVPRSEGVGIHRPNDPPEWAESATVYEIFVRSFAGETVDTTFEELERRLPYLEWLGVDCVWLTPILGSPTDHGYHTTNYFETAEDLGTRGEFESFVSACHDAGIRVVFDLVINHSSRDHPAFQMSAAGVPEYRDWYIWEEDEETGEPKAQRYFNWDRIPNYNFDSLAVRRFLLDVVDEWAGVVDGFRCDVAWGVPHEFWKELAARVPDDFLLLDETIPRDPAYHEGEFTITTTRRCTGTLRKIGNGEKPASAVFDALSDAERAGFPESAVHLRYVENHDESRYLDDCDRDALKAAAAATFTLPGAPMIYYGQERGMTEYRGTMRWDDGDDELTAFHRSLVEVRNEHPVLEGGTVEGIEWESESSSVVAFARDDGESRVVVALNFADGSETVRIGERVEDVNLVSGERVPTATGRDSKVELSVSDVVVVRTTEESK from the coding sequence ATGCACACTGCTGATCCCCCTCGATTCACGACGGTCGGAGCGGCGGTCGAACTCGCGCCGCACGACCCGAATCCGAACGGAGAGTACGAGTGGCACCTCGAAACGCGCCCGGACGGCAGTTCGGCGGTCGTGGACGACGCGCCGGTCGTCCACTTCGCGCCGGACGTCCCGGGCGTCTACCGACTCCGACTCTCCGCGCCAGACGGCGACCACGAACGAACCGTCCGCGCGTTCCCCGACGAGCGCCGACCCGCGCGCTTCGAACTGCCGCTGTCGGACCTGCCGATTCCCCACGAGGAACTGGAGTCCGTCTGCATCGCGGGGCCGTTCAACGAGCACCTCGTCGGCCGCGACCGGCCGACGTACGAAAACGGGGCGTACGTGTACGAGACGGAACTTCCGCCGGGCGAGCACCCCTACGGATTCCTGCTGAACGACGACCTAACCGAGCAGGTGCAGGGGACGCTCACCGTCCCCGGACCGGGACGGCCACGGATTCACCTCGATGCCACGGTGGAAACGGATTCGGTCGTCGTCACGGCGACGACCGAATCCGCACCCGACAGCGAGTTCGCGGACGACGAGTTGACGGTGGAACTTTACGAAAACGGTTCGCGGGCCGTGACCGACGGCCCGCGAACCGTCCGAATTCCCCGCAACGACATCGGGGACGGACTCAGGATTCACGCCGTCGCAGTCGGCGAACGCCACAGCATCGCCGACTGCGTGGAGATTGGCGGAAAAAGTGAACTCGGACTGTCCGAGCGGAGCGGGTCCGAGCGAAGCGAGGTGCCACGGAGCGAGGGAGTGGGAATTCACAGGCCCAACGACCCGCCGGAGTGGGCCGAATCCGCCACGGTGTACGAGATTTTCGTCCGGTCGTTCGCGGGCGAGACGGTCGATACCACGTTCGAGGAGTTGGAACGACGGCTCCCGTATCTCGAATGGCTCGGCGTGGACTGCGTCTGGCTGACCCCGATTTTGGGAAGCCCGACCGACCACGGCTACCACACGACGAACTACTTCGAGACGGCCGAGGACCTCGGCACGCGCGGGGAGTTCGAATCCTTCGTGTCGGCCTGCCACGACGCCGGAATTCGGGTCGTCTTCGACCTCGTCATCAACCACTCCTCGCGGGACCACCCGGCGTTCCAGATGAGCGCCGCCGGGGTGCCCGAGTACCGCGATTGGTACATCTGGGAGGAAGACGAGGAGACCGGGGAACCGAAGGCACAACGCTACTTCAACTGGGACCGAATCCCGAACTACAACTTCGATTCACTCGCAGTCCGGCGATTCCTGCTCGACGTAGTGGACGAGTGGGCGGGGGTCGTTGACGGGTTCCGCTGCGACGTGGCGTGGGGCGTCCCACACGAGTTTTGGAAGGAACTCGCCGCGCGCGTCCCCGACGATTTCCTGCTGTTGGACGAGACGATTCCGCGCGACCCAGCCTACCACGAGGGCGAATTCACTATCACTACGACACGACGCTGTACAGGGACCCTGCGCAAAATCGGAAACGGTGAAAAACCCGCATCCGCCGTGTTCGACGCGCTCTCCGACGCCGAGCGTGCTGGCTTCCCCGAAAGCGCCGTTCACCTCCGGTACGTCGAAAACCACGACGAATCGCGGTATCTCGACGATTGCGACCGCGACGCGCTGAAAGCCGCGGCCGCCGCGACGTTCACGCTCCCCGGTGCACCGATGATCTATTACGGGCAGGAGCGCGGGATGACCGAGTACCGCGGGACGATGCGCTGGGACGACGGCGACGACGAGTTGACCGCGTTCCACCGGTCGCTGGTCGAAGTCCGCAACGAACATCCCGTGCTCGAAGGCGGGACGGTCGAGGGAATCGAATGGGAGAGCGAATCTTCGAGCGTGGTCGCGTTCGCCCGCGACGATGGCGAATCGCGGGTCGTCGTTGCGTTGAACTTCGCGGACGGAAGCGAGACGGTTCGAATCGGCGAGCGCGTCGAGGACGTGAACCTCGTGTCCGGAGAACGGGTTCCGACCGCCACTGGAAGGGATTCGAAAGTCGAACTGTCGGTTTCGGACGTCGTCGTCGTTCGGACCACCGAGGAAAGTAAATAG
- a CDS encoding helix-turn-helix domain-containing protein, with protein MEKQTLTCLCELPPSAKLVFKVLEYSGSHTQKEIVQRSRLSARTVRSALENLTEIGAVTEEVYIPDARQRLYRLDETGDWDQVNCLNEVPV; from the coding sequence ATGGAGAAGCAGACCCTGACCTGCCTATGTGAGCTACCGCCCAGTGCGAAGCTCGTTTTCAAAGTTCTGGAGTACAGTGGTTCACATACGCAGAAGGAAATCGTTCAGCGGTCGCGGTTGTCCGCACGGACGGTCAGGAGCGCGCTGGAAAACCTGACGGAAATCGGAGCCGTCACGGAGGAAGTGTACATCCCCGACGCACGCCAGCGACTCTATCGATTGGACGAGACGGGCGACTGGGACCAGGTGAACTGCCTGAACGAAGTGCCGGTCTAG
- a CDS encoding ThuA domain-containing protein — MNSTRVTVWNEFRHEREDEASEECYPDGIHTVIASALGEQGFDVGTATLDEPEHGLTEEVLAETDVLMWWGHIAHDEVADEIVERVQQRVLDGMGLIVLHSGHFSKIFKELMGTTCDLKWREDGERERLWVVDSGHPIADGIDEQVVVPNAEMYGEQFDIPAPDELVFVSWFEGGEVFRSGCCYRRGSGRVFYFRPGHETYPIYRQPEIRKILGNAVEWAAPDEASRPSFGNVPEPPEAN, encoded by the coding sequence ATGAACAGCACGCGCGTCACGGTGTGGAACGAGTTTCGACACGAACGTGAAGACGAAGCGAGCGAGGAGTGTTATCCGGACGGCATTCACACGGTCATCGCGTCGGCACTTGGAGAGCAGGGATTCGACGTCGGGACGGCGACGCTCGACGAACCAGAACACGGCCTCACCGAGGAGGTACTCGCGGAGACGGACGTCCTCATGTGGTGGGGACATATCGCACACGACGAAGTCGCGGACGAAATCGTGGAGCGCGTACAGCAACGCGTGCTCGACGGGATGGGACTCATCGTGCTCCATTCCGGCCACTTCTCGAAGATATTCAAGGAGTTGATGGGTACCACGTGTGACCTGAAATGGCGAGAAGACGGTGAACGCGAACGCCTCTGGGTCGTTGACTCCGGGCACCCCATCGCCGACGGTATCGACGAACAGGTCGTCGTCCCGAACGCCGAGATGTACGGCGAGCAGTTCGACATCCCCGCTCCGGACGAACTCGTCTTCGTCAGTTGGTTCGAGGGTGGCGAGGTGTTCCGAAGTGGCTGTTGTTACCGCCGCGGGTCGGGGCGTGTCTTCTACTTCCGACCGGGACACGAGACGTATCCGATTTACCGACAGCCGGAAATCCGAAAAATCCTGGGGAACGCCGTCGAATGGGCCGCTCCAGACGAGGCATCGCGACCGTCGTTCGGCAACGTTCCCGAGCCACCGGAAGCCAACTGA
- a CDS encoding HVO_2901 family zinc finger protein: MQPELASRTRSSDMDRLFCQECGERFDADAATDDGWHYRCPNEDCDGAGIREDLYPVEDVLPSRR; encoded by the coding sequence ATGCAGCCTGAACTTGCAAGCAGAACGCGGTCCTCGGACATGGACCGGCTGTTCTGCCAGGAATGTGGGGAACGATTCGACGCCGACGCTGCGACAGACGACGGCTGGCACTATCGATGTCCGAACGAGGACTGCGACGGCGCGGGTATCAGGGAGGACCTCTATCCGGTAGAGGACGTTCTTCCCTCGCGTCGATAA
- a CDS encoding uracil-DNA glycosylase family protein: protein MRPSCQCEERHDGDCAVFGYGDANADFHLIGDHPGTHGGTETNVPFTGGEVGEKLQPVLNDVGLLGDVYSDEPTIANLFMSYLHMSRLPDGRPPTPKEYDDMERFFDAELRAIAAHVLLPVGETATEHVFWEFTAQADKYGFDGGTPDMAALHAEEIKGRGFLVVPIRDPREWDADDGDELRERLTGILSSEYQQSVDLGRFMPGADPYVVR from the coding sequence ATGCGACCCTCCTGTCAGTGTGAAGAACGGCACGACGGGGACTGTGCAGTGTTCGGCTACGGCGATGCGAACGCGGATTTCCATCTCATCGGCGACCACCCGGGAACGCACGGTGGCACCGAGACGAACGTCCCGTTCACCGGCGGTGAAGTCGGCGAAAAACTCCAACCGGTGCTGAACGACGTCGGCCTCCTCGGCGACGTGTACAGCGACGAACCGACCATCGCCAACCTGTTCATGAGTTACCTCCACATGAGCAGGCTTCCCGACGGTCGGCCACCGACGCCGAAGGAGTACGACGATATGGAGCGCTTTTTCGACGCCGAACTCAGAGCCATCGCGGCACACGTCCTCCTGCCGGTCGGCGAAACGGCGACGGAGCACGTCTTCTGGGAGTTCACCGCGCAGGCCGACAAATACGGCTTCGACGGCGGAACACCGGACATGGCGGCGCTGCACGCCGAAGAGATCAAGGGACGGGGGTTCCTCGTCGTCCCGATTCGTGATCCCCGCGAGTGGGATGCGGACGACGGCGACGAACTCCGCGAGCGACTGACCGGGATTCTTTCGTCGGAGTATCAGCAGTCGGTCGATCTGGGACGGTTCATGCCGGGTGCTGACCCGTACGTGGTTCGGTGA
- a CDS encoding response regulator — translation MERRPIRVLHVEDNEFFGKVASEILTQEISDVTVHTETIPTDALARLELEQFDCVVSDYEMPEMNGLELLGAVKEIAPQTPYILMTGGGSEKTASEAISAGVTDYLKKGTGKRQFVALANRIENAVAHRRAEQTVQRQMAINDLIWDVSQSLLEATTREEIEEAVCKRLAASESYLFAWMGKVDDDGRVVPRVRAGDETGRLDTVVSDDADRDELEHASRTLKTGAIQVTHDIGPDSSSERRWNGPNREYYSKATIPIQHEGTVYGVLSVYSDHPYAFDETERRVLSKFGNSVAYAINSVRTRQELLRREQRLQVFNRILRHNLRNDLNVVLGHADNLKEAIPEATESAEIIKRKASDLIDVSEKAREIGRTLDKRSQKRIAVEVTALIERTCSDLRETYPNVDLATDLPDTAWVCADKTLDTVITEIVENAIKHNDQEVPSVMISVKSERENWIEIEVTDNGPGIPKEEQAVLNEGRETALQHGSGLGLWLTNWIVGKFGGELIFETNHPQGSVVTVRLQQAEPPTE, via the coding sequence ATGGAACGTCGCCCGATTCGGGTGCTACATGTCGAAGACAACGAGTTCTTCGGAAAGGTCGCGTCCGAAATCCTGACACAGGAAATATCGGATGTGACCGTTCACACGGAGACCATCCCGACGGACGCTCTCGCCCGCCTCGAACTGGAACAGTTCGACTGCGTCGTCAGTGACTACGAGATGCCGGAAATGAACGGGCTCGAACTGCTCGGCGCGGTAAAAGAGATCGCCCCCCAAACACCGTACATTCTCATGACGGGCGGTGGAAGCGAAAAAACAGCGAGTGAGGCCATTTCCGCGGGGGTAACCGACTATCTGAAGAAAGGAACCGGAAAGCGGCAGTTCGTCGCCCTCGCAAACCGGATCGAGAACGCCGTGGCTCACCGCCGGGCCGAACAAACGGTTCAACGCCAGATGGCCATCAACGACCTCATCTGGGACGTCAGCCAATCGCTCCTCGAAGCAACGACTCGTGAAGAGATCGAAGAAGCCGTCTGCAAACGACTCGCGGCGTCCGAATCGTATCTCTTCGCATGGATGGGGAAAGTGGACGATGATGGTCGAGTTGTCCCTCGGGTCCGCGCCGGAGACGAAACGGGACGTCTCGATACGGTGGTTTCCGACGACGCGGATCGAGACGAGTTGGAACATGCCTCCCGTACGTTGAAAACGGGGGCGATACAGGTGACACACGATATCGGTCCCGATTCGTCGTCCGAAAGACGGTGGAACGGACCAAACCGGGAGTACTACTCGAAGGCGACCATTCCGATACAACACGAAGGAACCGTATACGGTGTTTTGAGCGTCTACTCCGATCACCCATACGCGTTCGACGAAACGGAACGACGTGTTCTCTCGAAGTTCGGGAACAGCGTGGCGTACGCCATCAACTCGGTTCGAACACGACAGGAGTTGCTCAGGCGGGAACAACGACTGCAGGTATTCAATCGAATCCTCCGACACAACCTTCGAAACGACCTCAACGTCGTCCTCGGGCATGCGGACAACCTCAAGGAAGCGATTCCCGAAGCCACCGAGAGTGCCGAGATCATCAAGCGGAAAGCGAGCGACCTGATAGACGTCAGTGAGAAGGCCCGTGAAATCGGTCGAACGCTGGACAAGCGCAGTCAGAAGCGGATAGCCGTCGAAGTCACTGCTTTGATCGAGCGGACGTGTTCGGACTTGCGGGAAACGTATCCGAACGTGGACCTCGCTACCGACCTTCCGGACACGGCGTGGGTCTGTGCGGACAAGACGCTCGATACGGTCATCACTGAAATCGTCGAAAACGCAATCAAGCATAACGATCAGGAGGTACCTAGCGTGATGATTTCGGTGAAGTCCGAACGGGAAAATTGGATCGAGATCGAAGTCACGGACAATGGACCGGGAATACCGAAGGAAGAACAAGCAGTGCTAAACGAGGGGCGGGAGACCGCGCTCCAGCACGGAAGCGGTCTGGGCCTGTGGTTGACGAACTGGATAGTCGGAAAGTTCGGCGGCGAACTCATCTTCGAAACCAATCATCCGCAGGGGAGCGTCGTGACGGTTCGCCTCCAACAAGCGGAGCCGCCAACTGAGTAG